One segment of Desulfosudis oleivorans Hxd3 DNA contains the following:
- a CDS encoding HD domain-containing phosphohydrolase, with protein MSILFPKNDPEQTLRLQRFFMAAASYGICIGLLYYFFFQGQFSLPLGPSLALTLFCAVYNIAVFTVLRTGINKRFADPSLTLLQIMVALGLLLGVTFYTDLHRTILIPFYLVIFVFGVFQLKVRDFLLMTLLTLSGYGFIILMLYYHRPEKMVLPLEIMNWIILATVLPWFSIVGGYISNLRTTISSINTELKTSMLRYKSLFENMLDMVLVLDTEHRILIANPLFYTTTGISPEKTVAACHSFIHPEDLDRMEKELLAELPGQEVITDFQFRVKDRDGNALHVECNARCIKNEDQILGMQLMLRDITQRRQLEDQLRHSYDNLKNTREVTIMGLAKLAEYRDKSTGGHLERIREYSKALTRQVAQLPEYRDYITDEYVETLYLSSILHDIGKVAIPDAILLKPARLDPDEFEIIKQHASLGGDAIKEAEAQIRGKSFLTMGKEIAYYHHEKWNGQGYPAGLAGKSIPLSARIVALVDVYDALTTDRVYKKAYPHDKARTILLNDRGIHFDPDIVDAFFAIEDTFKTIAETYRDRASIKPWLS; from the coding sequence ATGTCGATTCTGTTTCCCAAAAACGACCCGGAACAAACCCTTCGGCTTCAGCGGTTTTTCATGGCCGCCGCCTCCTACGGCATCTGCATCGGCCTTTTGTACTATTTTTTCTTCCAGGGCCAATTCAGCCTCCCCCTGGGTCCATCCCTCGCCCTGACCCTCTTCTGCGCGGTTTACAACATCGCCGTATTCACCGTCCTGCGCACCGGCATCAACAAACGGTTTGCCGACCCCAGCCTCACCCTGCTCCAGATCATGGTGGCCCTGGGGCTGCTGCTGGGCGTGACCTTTTACACCGACCTGCACCGGACCATCCTGATTCCCTTCTACCTTGTCATCTTCGTGTTCGGCGTGTTTCAGCTGAAAGTCCGGGATTTCCTGCTGATGACCCTGCTCACCCTCTCCGGTTACGGATTTATCATTCTCATGCTCTACTACCACCGGCCGGAGAAAATGGTCCTTCCCCTTGAAATCATGAACTGGATCATCCTGGCCACCGTGCTGCCCTGGTTCTCCATTGTGGGCGGATATATCAGTAATCTGCGGACCACCATCTCCTCTATCAACACGGAACTCAAAACATCCATGCTGCGGTATAAGAGCCTGTTTGAGAATATGCTCGACATGGTGCTGGTCCTGGATACCGAGCATCGTATCCTGATCGCAAACCCCCTGTTTTATACCACCACAGGCATCTCCCCGGAAAAAACCGTTGCCGCCTGCCATTCCTTTATCCACCCGGAGGACCTGGACCGGATGGAAAAAGAGCTGCTGGCCGAACTGCCCGGGCAGGAGGTGATCACCGATTTCCAGTTCAGGGTAAAGGACAGAGACGGCAATGCCCTGCACGTGGAGTGCAATGCCCGGTGTATCAAAAACGAGGACCAGATTCTGGGCATGCAGCTGATGCTGCGCGATATCACCCAGCGCAGGCAGCTGGAAGACCAGCTCCGCCACTCCTACGATAACCTCAAAAACACCCGTGAGGTCACCATCATGGGCCTGGCTAAGCTGGCTGAATACCGGGACAAGTCCACCGGTGGCCACCTGGAGCGAATTCGGGAATACAGCAAGGCCCTCACCCGGCAGGTGGCCCAGCTGCCCGAATACAGGGATTACATCACCGATGAATATGTAGAAACACTCTACCTTTCTTCTATTCTTCACGATATCGGCAAGGTGGCCATTCCCGACGCCATTCTTCTCAAGCCGGCCCGGCTGGATCCGGATGAGTTTGAAATTATCAAGCAGCATGCCTCCCTGGGCGGCGACGCCATCAAGGAGGCCGAAGCCCAGATACGGGGCAAATCGTTTCTGACCATGGGAAAAGAGATCGCCTATTATCACCATGAAAAGTGGAACGGCCAGGGGTATCCGGCCGGTCTTGCCGGCAAAAGCATTCCTCTGTCGGCCCGTATCGTGGCCCTGGTGGACGTGTATGACGCCCTGACCACCGACCGCGTTTACAAAAAAGCCTACCCCCACGACAAGGCCAGAACCATCCTTTTAAACGACCGGGGCATCCACTTTGATCCCGATATCGTGGATGCCTTTTTCGCCATCGAAGACACCTTCAAAACCATCGCGGAAACCTACCGGGATCGGGCTTCCATCAAACCCTGGTTGAGTTAG
- a CDS encoding HD-GYP domain-containing protein has protein sequence MMPEPTGATAAAQRIRKRHFLMSAASYLIIGMLLVYVQQSHILDITPILLYTLLAAALTVNIAFYVVISTGLNTRLNDPSLTLAQVITAIALLMALTYVAIELKGLILTGYLLIFLFGTFYLQVHQFLILTIFAAAGHGLVILLLAFSPGRPIHLQTELMYWVALVAILPCFAVLCGDVSRLRKRSYATHRQLKTSEARYRGLHDNMTDASVLLDLQGRILTANAAFLAIVGIQDVRNLSRYPFVDLLHPEDRLAWQRQLGAVDRADRTSMAYLKIIDRDEQVREMECKTSFVGEAGDVTGLLMTLRDMRITRKLKTQIADSYKELEQAKSFTILGLAKLTEFRDKNTGDHLERIRGYTRILATQLATLPNYADHITDRYINDISVSSVLHDIGKVGMPDTILFKPGPLTSEEFEIIKQHALLGGEAIEKTEGLIQGESFLNLGKIIAYCHHERWDGSGYPMGLAGEEIPLAARIVALADVYDALTTRRVYKDAIPHEAARAIIVAEKGRHFDPDVVDAFCACDDQVRDLARKAG, from the coding sequence ATGATGCCTGAACCCACGGGGGCCACAGCGGCGGCACAGCGAATACGGAAACGCCATTTCCTGATGAGCGCCGCCTCTTATCTGATTATCGGCATGCTGCTGGTATACGTTCAGCAGAGCCACATTCTGGATATCACCCCGATCCTTCTTTACACTCTTCTGGCAGCGGCCCTGACGGTCAACATCGCCTTCTACGTGGTCATCTCCACGGGCCTCAATACCCGGCTCAACGACCCCAGCCTCACCCTTGCCCAGGTGATCACGGCCATTGCCCTGCTCATGGCCCTGACCTATGTCGCCATCGAACTAAAGGGCCTGATCCTTACCGGCTACCTGCTCATCTTTCTTTTTGGCACCTTTTATCTCCAGGTGCACCAGTTCCTGATACTGACGATTTTCGCCGCCGCCGGCCACGGCCTGGTCATCCTGCTGCTGGCCTTTTCCCCCGGCCGGCCGATCCACCTGCAGACCGAACTGATGTACTGGGTGGCCCTGGTAGCCATTCTCCCCTGTTTTGCCGTGCTGTGCGGCGACGTGAGCCGGCTTCGCAAAAGAAGCTATGCCACCCACCGGCAACTGAAAACATCGGAGGCCCGTTACCGGGGGCTGCACGACAACATGACCGATGCGTCGGTGCTGCTGGACCTCCAGGGCCGCATTCTAACGGCCAACGCGGCGTTTCTGGCCATTGTCGGCATTCAGGATGTCCGCAACCTGAGCCGGTATCCCTTTGTCGACCTGCTCCATCCTGAAGACCGTCTGGCATGGCAGCGACAACTGGGGGCAGTCGACCGGGCAGACCGGACGAGCATGGCTTACCTGAAAATCATCGACAGAGATGAACAGGTCCGGGAAATGGAATGCAAAACCAGCTTTGTAGGGGAAGCAGGCGATGTCACCGGCCTGCTGATGACCCTGCGGGACATGAGAATCACCCGAAAGTTGAAAACACAGATCGCCGATTCTTACAAGGAGCTGGAACAGGCAAAGTCCTTCACCATCCTGGGGCTGGCCAAGCTCACCGAATTCAGGGACAAAAACACCGGAGACCACCTGGAACGAATTCGGGGATACACCCGGATTCTGGCCACCCAGCTGGCCACCCTGCCCAATTACGCCGATCATATCACCGACCGTTACATCAACGATATCTCCGTATCCTCAGTGCTTCACGATATCGGCAAGGTGGGCATGCCCGACACCATTCTTTTCAAGCCCGGCCCGCTCACCAGCGAGGAATTTGAAATCATCAAACAGCACGCTCTTCTGGGGGGAGAGGCCATTGAAAAGACGGAAGGACTGATTCAGGGGGAGTCATTTTTAAATCTCGGCAAAATCATAGCTTACTGTCATCACGAGCGGTGGGACGGCTCCGGCTATCCCATGGGGCTGGCCGGGGAGGAGATTCCCCTGGCCGCCAGAATCGTGGCGCTGGCCGACGTGTATGACGCCCTGACCACCCGCCGCGTATACAAGGACGCCATTCCTCACGAGGCGGCCAGGGCCATCATCGTGGCGGAAAAGGGCCGGCATTTTGACCCTGACGTGGTGGACGCCTTTTGCGCCTGCGACGATCAAGTCCGGGACCTGGCGCGAAAGGCGGGCTGA
- a CDS encoding DnaJ C-terminal domain-containing protein, with amino-acid sequence MAETDYYKILGVEKNATDEEIKKAYRKLAMKYHPDHSKGDKKAAEEKFKKISEAYAVLKDKEKRKQYDTYGANGFHERYSQEDIFRGFDFSDILKEFGFGGGGGFFSGGGRGGGARFSFDGGSPFGGGGPRQTAAVKGEDVVYELPVTIQEVVSGTTKAVSLRHGGGTETVNVKIPKGMVSGKKIRLAGKGQPSRFGGPSGDMYIQAKLVKDPVFEVDGYDLYMTTGVKLTDALKGTRITVAGVDGKDLNLRVPPGTRHKSKLRLAGQGIPHMRGAGRGDLYVEIQVEMPSKLTDQQKQLVEALAETGL; translated from the coding sequence ATGGCGGAAACCGATTACTACAAGATTCTGGGTGTGGAGAAAAACGCCACTGACGAGGAGATTAAAAAGGCCTATCGAAAGCTGGCGATGAAATATCACCCGGACCATAGCAAGGGCGATAAGAAAGCGGCGGAAGAAAAATTTAAAAAGATCAGTGAAGCCTACGCCGTGCTCAAGGATAAGGAAAAGAGGAAACAGTACGATACATACGGCGCCAATGGTTTTCATGAGCGGTACTCCCAGGAGGATATTTTCCGGGGGTTTGATTTTTCCGATATTCTAAAGGAATTCGGTTTTGGCGGGGGCGGTGGCTTTTTCTCCGGCGGCGGCCGGGGAGGTGGTGCCCGCTTTTCTTTCGACGGTGGTTCTCCCTTTGGCGGCGGCGGCCCCCGGCAGACGGCCGCAGTAAAGGGGGAGGACGTAGTGTACGAGCTTCCCGTTACGATTCAGGAGGTCGTCTCCGGCACCACCAAGGCGGTTTCCCTTCGTCATGGCGGCGGCACCGAAACTGTCAACGTGAAAATTCCAAAGGGTATGGTGTCCGGCAAGAAGATACGGCTTGCCGGAAAGGGCCAACCCAGCCGGTTTGGCGGTCCTTCAGGGGATATGTATATTCAGGCAAAGCTGGTCAAGGACCCGGTGTTCGAAGTGGACGGCTACGACCTCTATATGACCACAGGCGTCAAACTCACTGACGCCTTGAAGGGAACCCGGATCACGGTGGCCGGGGTGGACGGCAAAGACCTGAACCTGCGGGTGCCGCCGGGCACCCGGCACAAAAGCAAGCTGCGGCTTGCCGGGCAGGGGATTCCCCACATGAGGGGCGCGGGCCGGGGCGACCTGTACGTTGAAATTCAGGTGGAGATGCCGTCCAAATTGACCGATCAGCAGAAACAGCTGGTCGAAGCCCTTGCCGAAACCGGTCTGTAA
- the hpt gene encoding hypoxanthine phosphoribosyltransferase codes for MSMPELVPVLSAQQVEEIVVALGQRISSDFGEKGGVAVCVLKGAFVFFADLIRTLTIPVEVDFVGVASYGAQTESSGNIELTKPIESDITGRQVLVVEDIVDTGATARFLLDYLGGFEPARINLCAFLDKRERRNHAVRVDYSGHVVRDGFLVGYGLDWNGCYRNLKGIHRLEQNNP; via the coding sequence ATGTCGATGCCTGAACTGGTTCCCGTACTGTCGGCGCAGCAGGTTGAAGAGATCGTGGTTGCTCTTGGGCAAAGGATTTCATCGGATTTTGGGGAGAAGGGGGGCGTTGCCGTCTGTGTGCTCAAGGGGGCCTTTGTTTTTTTTGCCGACCTCATTCGAACCCTCACCATACCGGTTGAAGTGGACTTTGTGGGTGTTGCCAGTTATGGCGCGCAGACAGAATCTTCCGGCAATATTGAGTTAACAAAGCCGATTGAGTCTGATATAACAGGCAGACAGGTGCTGGTGGTGGAAGACATTGTGGATACCGGCGCCACAGCGCGGTTTTTGCTGGATTATCTGGGTGGGTTTGAACCGGCTCGAATAAACCTGTGCGCCTTTTTGGATAAACGGGAACGACGGAACCATGCCGTGCGGGTAGATTACAGCGGCCATGTTGTCAGGGACGGTTTTCTTGTGGGGTACGGACTGGACTGGAACGGGTGCTATCGGAATCTGAAGGGGATCCATCGCCTGGAACAAAACAACCCCTGA
- a CDS encoding DUF3426 domain-containing protein: protein MIITCEQCGVNFKLDDSLIKPQGSKVRCSKCKHVFRAYPPPPEPAPVQPPPAKKSPKPTAEPAPEAPVKASKPEAKPPPPETKEVSDFSLDEEDHGPEPDEDLDLGLDEDLDLGEDLDLGLDEDLDLGPGEDLDLGLEEDAGAGASDVSAASDDFELSIDDDEDHGLDDDDADTSDEADEGDLDLDFDETGEDKAADDQEEDFGLALDDDEDQPVADDEDEADLALDFDDDDLGLGSDDLELDELEDVSEATPTASSDDFELELDDDDAPPEEDLDFSEVDSLLEGDDDTSVADTVELSADELNLDLDDDIDGADPIEQQEIDLADLEQTIEMELLEPEDEDEEEQEEPEDVELALSDEGQDMDDDIDFSDADEDDFSDIEQMLASDEDQEDGEPAAAAMETDEAGAVAADKKKAKKDKKAKKPEKAKKEKKKKEKKEKTVSAGATGVGRRVLKVILVVLLVLVLIAGLTVGAYFLASSMGVSVPPMDKLPLIGTLLGKGSTSIAGTEVVVVKSSLQNNFVTNTHAGKLLIITGSVTNKSSAPRRFVKVTASLASQGTPLAREVSAYCGNILAFEELSEQPMDAIQQRLANPSGDNNQNANIRAGATVPFMIVISDLPPDLVGYEVQVTEASPMA from the coding sequence ATGATCATTACCTGCGAACAGTGCGGTGTCAATTTTAAGCTGGATGACAGTCTTATAAAACCCCAGGGGTCAAAGGTACGATGTTCAAAGTGCAAGCACGTTTTTCGGGCCTACCCCCCGCCCCCGGAGCCTGCGCCTGTTCAGCCGCCGCCGGCGAAAAAGTCGCCGAAGCCCACGGCAGAACCGGCACCGGAAGCGCCGGTAAAAGCATCCAAACCTGAAGCAAAGCCCCCCCCGCCTGAGACCAAAGAGGTGTCTGATTTTTCCCTGGACGAAGAGGACCATGGGCCTGAGCCGGACGAGGATCTGGATCTGGGATTGGACGAGGACCTGGACCTGGGAGAGGATCTGGACCTGGGGTTGGACGAGGATCTCGACCTGGGTCCGGGCGAGGATCTGGATTTGGGGCTGGAAGAGGATGCCGGGGCCGGGGCATCTGACGTATCCGCCGCATCGGACGATTTCGAACTCTCCATTGACGATGACGAGGACCACGGGCTTGACGATGATGACGCCGATACATCCGACGAAGCTGATGAAGGGGATCTGGACCTGGACTTTGATGAAACCGGTGAGGACAAAGCGGCCGACGACCAGGAGGAGGATTTCGGCCTGGCCCTGGACGACGACGAAGACCAGCCCGTGGCGGATGATGAGGATGAGGCAGATCTGGCCCTGGATTTTGATGACGATGACCTGGGGTTGGGAAGTGATGATCTTGAACTGGATGAACTGGAGGACGTCAGCGAGGCGACCCCCACGGCAAGCTCCGATGATTTTGAACTTGAACTGGATGATGACGACGCGCCACCCGAGGAGGATCTCGACTTTTCTGAGGTAGACAGCCTGCTGGAGGGCGATGATGACACATCGGTGGCCGACACCGTGGAGCTTTCCGCCGATGAACTGAACCTGGACCTGGACGACGATATCGATGGTGCCGATCCCATTGAGCAGCAGGAGATCGACCTGGCCGACCTGGAGCAGACCATTGAAATGGAGCTGCTGGAGCCCGAAGACGAGGATGAGGAGGAGCAGGAGGAACCCGAAGACGTGGAACTGGCCCTGTCCGATGAGGGGCAGGACATGGATGACGATATTGATTTTTCCGATGCCGACGAGGATGATTTTTCCGATATAGAGCAGATGCTGGCATCGGACGAGGACCAGGAAGACGGCGAACCGGCGGCGGCAGCGATGGAGACGGATGAAGCCGGGGCAGTGGCTGCTGATAAGAAGAAGGCCAAAAAAGACAAGAAGGCCAAAAAACCGGAAAAAGCAAAGAAAGAAAAGAAAAAGAAGGAAAAGAAGGAAAAAACGGTTTCTGCCGGGGCAACCGGCGTTGGCAGGCGTGTACTGAAGGTGATCCTGGTGGTGCTGCTGGTGCTGGTCCTTATCGCCGGACTGACCGTGGGTGCTTATTTCCTGGCTTCCAGCATGGGGGTCAGTGTGCCGCCCATGGACAAGCTCCCGCTTATTGGGACCCTGCTGGGAAAGGGGAGCACGTCCATCGCCGGAACCGAGGTGGTGGTGGTTAAAAGCTCACTGCAGAACAATTTTGTCACCAATACCCATGCGGGCAAACTGCTGATCATCACCGGTTCCGTTACCAACAAGTCCTCCGCGCCGCGGCGGTTCGTCAAAGTGACGGCATCCCTTGCTTCCCAGGGCACCCCCCTTGCCCGGGAGGTGTCGGCCTACTGCGGCAATATATTGGCCTTTGAGGAGTTGTCCGAGCAGCCCATGGACGCCATTCAACAGCGGCTGGCCAACCCCTCCGGGGACAACAACCAGAACGCCAATATTCGGGCCGGGGCAACAGTCCCGTTTATGATCGTCATTTCCGATCTGCCGCCGGACCTGGTCGGATATGAGGTCCAGGTCACGGAAGCATCCCCGATGGCCTGA
- a CDS encoding DnaJ family domain-containing protein, translating to MFPGFEKIVEQRIERARREGAFDNLPGTGKPLALEDDRHIPEDLRLAYKILKNAGCLPPEIELRKEICRTEDLLAGETDVKEQYRLTRRLNLLITRANMMRGRHVALEIPQQYLGRFNERMRTGADV from the coding sequence GTGTTTCCTGGTTTTGAAAAGATAGTCGAACAGCGGATTGAAAGAGCCCGGCGGGAAGGCGCCTTTGACAACCTGCCCGGCACCGGCAAACCCCTGGCGCTGGAGGACGACAGGCATATCCCCGAGGATCTCCGGCTGGCCTACAAGATACTCAAAAACGCCGGATGCCTGCCGCCCGAGATTGAGCTGCGCAAGGAGATCTGCCGGACCGAGGATCTGCTGGCCGGTGAGACCGACGTAAAAGAGCAGTACCGGCTGACCAGGCGGCTTAACCTTCTCATTACCAGGGCCAACATGATGCGCGGCAGGCATGTGGCCCTGGAAATACCCCAGCAATACCTTGGCCGGTTCAATGAGCGTATGCGGACCGGGGCGGATGTGTGA
- a CDS encoding D-alanine--D-alanine ligase family protein, whose translation MSKLTVALICGGVSSERDVSLAGGKMIQAALDPARYRVLRYDSRTDLARLVQEAPGIDTAFVNLHGVHGEDGTIQGLLDLLGVPYQCSGVLGSALAMNKLAAKRVYQQAGLPVPPYRVVSENRDADGSFLDAHADALGFPLVVKPACGGSSIGMSIVKQVSELAPAVDKALAHGPDVLLEAYIQGRELTGGVIGNDDPEPLPVVEIIPGDGYGFFDYEAKYTPGATSEICPAPVPEDLSARVRDYACRAHSALFCKGYSRTDMIATDTDLFVLETNTIPGMGPTSLLPLAAKAAGMAFGDLLDRLISLSLEKR comes from the coding sequence ATGAGCAAGTTGACGGTTGCATTGATCTGCGGCGGTGTCTCCTCGGAGCGGGACGTGTCTCTGGCCGGTGGAAAGATGATTCAGGCGGCCCTGGACCCGGCCCGGTACCGCGTGCTTCGATATGATTCCAGAACCGACCTGGCCCGGCTGGTGCAGGAAGCGCCGGGCATTGACACCGCCTTTGTCAACCTGCACGGCGTGCATGGAGAAGACGGCACCATTCAGGGGCTCCTGGATTTGCTGGGTGTCCCCTACCAGTGTTCCGGCGTGCTGGGCAGCGCCCTTGCCATGAATAAGCTCGCGGCCAAGCGGGTTTATCAGCAGGCCGGCCTGCCGGTGCCGCCCTATCGGGTGGTTTCTGAAAACCGGGACGCCGATGGGTCTTTTCTTGACGCCCATGCCGACGCGCTGGGGTTTCCCCTGGTGGTCAAGCCCGCCTGCGGCGGTTCGAGCATCGGCATGTCCATTGTAAAACAGGTTTCCGAACTGGCCCCGGCCGTGGACAAGGCCCTGGCCCATGGGCCGGATGTGCTGCTGGAGGCCTATATCCAGGGCCGGGAACTCACCGGCGGCGTGATCGGCAATGACGATCCCGAGCCGTTGCCGGTGGTGGAAATCATTCCCGGTGACGGGTATGGTTTTTTTGATTACGAGGCCAAGTACACGCCCGGCGCCACCTCGGAGATATGCCCGGCCCCTGTGCCCGAGGACCTTTCCGCCAGGGTGCGGGACTACGCGTGCCGGGCCCACAGTGCTTTGTTCTGCAAGGGCTACAGCCGGACCGACATGATCGCCACTGACACGGACCTGTTTGTTCTTGAAACCAACACCATTCCGGGGATGGGCCCCACCAGCCTGCTGCCCCTGGCGGCAAAAGCGGCGGGCATGGCTTTCGGTGATCTGCTGGACCGGCTGATCAGCCTGAGCCTGGAAAAGCGCTGA
- the purD gene encoding phosphoribosylamine--glycine ligase translates to MKVLVIGSGGREHALVWKIAQSPKVDKIFCAPGNAGIAPLAASVPIKADDVDGLLEFAAEEQIDLTVVGPEAPLSLGIVDRFEAAGLKVFGAGRDAARLETSKGYAKEILLKYNIPTARGRCFDDYDEALAYLKELGGAVVVKADGLAAGKGVFVCNSEKQAADALRQIMKDRLFGDAGNRVVIEERLEGEEASFIALTDGETVLPMPCSQDHKAVGDGDTGPNTGGMGAYSPAPVVDEYLHRKIMETVMVATVKAMAAEGVRYRGVLYAGLMISGGNVRVLEFNARFGDPEAQPLLMRVKNDIVPVLEAVCENRLHEHTLEIDDRAAVCVVMASGGYPGAYKKGMAISGLSNVNRMKDVVAFHAGTRAKGKKVVTDGGRVLGVTALGKTVEDAIRRAYEAVAKISWEGAYHRNDIGHKALKRLVEKPRVSILMGSDSDLKIMEEAAGVLQKFGVAYEMTVASAHRTPARVEKIVSTARERGIQVFIAGAGMAAHLAGVIASHTTLPVIGVPIDASPLNGLDALLSTVQMPPGVPVATVAVGKAGAKNAGFLAIQIMAVSDETLAAALSAHKKDMAADVEKKAQQLGRLQA, encoded by the coding sequence ATGAAGGTCCTGGTGATCGGCAGCGGCGGCCGGGAACACGCTCTGGTCTGGAAAATCGCCCAGAGCCCCAAAGTAGACAAGATTTTCTGCGCTCCGGGCAACGCGGGCATCGCTCCATTGGCGGCGTCTGTGCCCATCAAGGCGGATGACGTGGACGGGCTGCTGGAGTTTGCCGCCGAAGAGCAGATCGACCTGACCGTTGTCGGCCCCGAGGCGCCTCTGTCTCTTGGCATTGTGGACCGGTTCGAGGCGGCGGGCCTGAAGGTTTTCGGGGCCGGCCGGGACGCGGCCCGGCTGGAGACCAGCAAGGGTTACGCCAAGGAGATCCTGCTCAAGTACAACATTCCCACGGCCAGGGGGCGTTGTTTTGATGATTATGACGAGGCCCTGGCCTACCTGAAGGAACTGGGCGGCGCCGTGGTGGTAAAGGCCGATGGTCTGGCCGCGGGCAAGGGCGTTTTTGTGTGCAACAGCGAAAAGCAGGCCGCGGATGCCCTCAGGCAGATTATGAAAGACCGGCTTTTCGGGGACGCCGGAAACCGGGTGGTGATAGAGGAACGTCTCGAGGGAGAGGAGGCCTCTTTTATTGCGCTCACCGACGGGGAAACCGTGTTGCCGATGCCCTGTTCCCAGGATCACAAGGCCGTGGGTGACGGCGACACCGGTCCCAACACCGGCGGCATGGGTGCCTATTCCCCGGCGCCGGTGGTGGATGAATACCTTCACAGAAAGATCATGGAGACCGTCATGGTGGCCACGGTCAAGGCCATGGCCGCTGAGGGGGTTCGCTACAGGGGGGTGCTCTATGCCGGGCTGATGATCTCCGGTGGCAACGTGCGCGTGCTGGAATTCAACGCCCGTTTCGGCGATCCCGAGGCCCAGCCCCTGCTGATGCGCGTGAAAAACGACATTGTTCCCGTATTGGAGGCGGTGTGTGAAAACCGGCTTCATGAGCATACCCTGGAAATTGACGACCGGGCCGCCGTCTGCGTGGTCATGGCATCCGGCGGGTATCCCGGGGCCTATAAAAAAGGCATGGCCATTTCCGGGCTGTCCAACGTCAACCGCATGAAGGACGTGGTGGCCTTTCACGCCGGCACCCGGGCCAAAGGCAAAAAGGTGGTCACCGACGGGGGGCGGGTCCTGGGTGTCACCGCGCTGGGCAAAACCGTGGAGGACGCCATTCGGCGGGCCTACGAGGCAGTGGCGAAAATCTCCTGGGAAGGGGCCTATCACCGGAATGACATCGGCCACAAGGCCCTTAAGCGGCTGGTGGAAAAGCCCAGGGTCTCCATTCTCATGGGCAGCGACTCGGACCTGAAAATCATGGAGGAGGCGGCCGGTGTGCTTCAAAAATTCGGGGTGGCCTACGAGATGACCGTGGCGTCGGCCCACCGGACCCCGGCCCGGGTGGAAAAGATTGTTTCCACGGCCAGAGAGCGCGGCATTCAGGTGTTTATCGCCGGTGCCGGCATGGCGGCCCATCTGGCCGGCGTGATTGCCTCTCACACCACCCTGCCGGTGATCGGCGTCCCCATTGATGCTTCCCCATTAAACGGCCTGGACGCTCTGCTGTCAACGGTCCAGATGCCGCCGGGCGTGCCGGTGGCAACCGTGGCCGTGGGCAAGGCCGGCGCAAAAAACGCCGGTTTCCTGGCCATTCAGATTATGGCGGTGTCAGACGAGACTTTGGCGGCGGCACTGTCGGCCCACAAGAAGGACATGGCGGCCGATGTTGAAAAAAAGGCCCAACAGCTTGGCCGATTACAGGCATAA
- a CDS encoding L-threonylcarbamoyladenylate synthase: protein MLKKRPNSLADYRHNIQPIDPVQPDSALIDRACGLLNAGGVLVFPTVTLYGLAADAWNRSAVEKVRQIKGRPDDKPILILIPDAAAAAGLVTTVPAGAEQLMDRFWPGNVTLVFEASARVPSHLISPSGTIGLRVPSHPVAHALVVRLGRPVTGTSANRSGSPACGRVADLDVDIVRLADMVLDAGVLGGGVGSTVVDVTMNPPKVLREGTVRAADILKAAGTVR from the coding sequence ATGTTGAAAAAAAGGCCCAACAGCTTGGCCGATTACAGGCATAACATTCAGCCGATTGACCCGGTTCAACCCGATTCGGCCCTGATCGACCGGGCCTGTGGCCTGCTGAATGCCGGCGGTGTGTTGGTTTTTCCAACGGTCACGCTTTACGGCCTGGCCGCTGATGCCTGGAACCGGTCCGCTGTGGAAAAGGTGCGGCAGATCAAGGGCCGTCCGGATGACAAGCCCATTTTAATTCTCATTCCGGACGCTGCTGCGGCAGCCGGACTGGTGACAACTGTGCCGGCCGGGGCCGAACAGCTCATGGACCGGTTCTGGCCGGGAAACGTGACCCTGGTGTTTGAAGCATCGGCCAGGGTGCCATCTCACCTGATCTCCCCGTCCGGCACCATCGGTCTGCGCGTTCCCTCTCATCCTGTTGCTCATGCCCTGGTGGTCCGGCTGGGCCGGCCTGTTACCGGCACCAGCGCCAACCGGTCCGGCAGCCCGGCGTGCGGCCGCGTAGCAGACCTGGATGTCGACATTGTAAGGCTTGCGGACATGGTGCTGGATGCCGGCGTCCTTGGCGGCGGGGTGGGTTCCACCGTGGTGGACGTGACAATGAATCCGCCGAAGGTGCTTCGGGAGGGCACGGTCCGGGCAGCCGATATCCTGAAGGCTGCGGGCACGGTCCGGTAA